One Curtobacterium sp. MCLR17_032 genomic window carries:
- the galT gene encoding galactose-1-phosphate uridylyltransferase — translation MITKRATTLADGRDLFYFDDADSTLPAERSIDERVLDPRPATARMRQDVLTGEWVSIASARQNRVFLPPADQDPLAPQTAANPSEIPSRYDVAVFENRSPSFGPDLVGDDAPSSLESLSDVGLNRQLRSVGRCEVVCFSPETSGSFASISESRARTVVEAWADRTAALSAMPGIQQVFPFENRGEAIGVTLHHPHGQIYAYPYVTPRTQRLLSSIERFGPDLFEQHLANERGSERVVLAGEHFTAFVPFAARWPVEIHMLPHRHVPDFAGLTDAEKDELAHLHLRLTRGLDALYGDPTPYIAAWHQAPVHTGRDTVRLMLQITSPRRSADKLKFLAGSEAAMGAWIGDLVPEKAAEFIRGGIERA, via the coding sequence GTGATCACGAAACGTGCGACGACGCTCGCGGACGGCCGCGACCTCTTCTACTTCGACGACGCCGACTCGACGCTGCCCGCTGAGCGCAGCATCGACGAGCGTGTCCTGGACCCGCGGCCGGCGACGGCCCGGATGCGCCAGGACGTCCTGACCGGCGAGTGGGTGTCGATCGCGAGCGCGCGGCAGAACCGGGTGTTCCTGCCGCCCGCCGACCAGGACCCGCTCGCGCCACAGACGGCCGCGAACCCGTCCGAGATCCCGAGCCGGTACGACGTCGCGGTGTTCGAGAACCGGTCGCCGTCCTTCGGGCCGGACCTGGTCGGCGACGACGCGCCGTCGTCCCTCGAGTCACTGTCGGACGTCGGCCTGAACCGGCAGCTCCGCTCGGTCGGCCGCTGCGAGGTCGTCTGCTTCTCCCCCGAGACCAGCGGCTCGTTCGCTTCCATCTCCGAGTCGCGTGCACGCACCGTCGTCGAGGCCTGGGCCGACCGCACCGCCGCGCTGTCCGCGATGCCCGGCATCCAGCAGGTGTTCCCGTTCGAGAACCGGGGCGAGGCGATCGGCGTCACCCTGCACCACCCGCACGGCCAGATCTACGCGTACCCGTACGTGACCCCGCGCACGCAGCGACTGCTGTCGTCGATCGAGCGCTTCGGCCCGGACCTGTTCGAGCAGCACCTGGCGAACGAGCGCGGCTCCGAGCGGGTCGTCCTCGCCGGCGAGCACTTCACCGCCTTCGTGCCGTTCGCCGCGCGCTGGCCCGTCGAGATCCACATGCTGCCGCACCGCCACGTGCCGGACTTCGCCGGGCTCACCGACGCCGAGAAGGACGAGCTCGCGCACCTGCACCTACGGCTCACCCGCGGTCTCGACGCCCTCTACGGCGACCCGACCCCGTACATCGCCGCGTGGCACCAGGCCCCGGTGCACACCGGCCGCGACACCGTGCGGCTGATGCTGCAGATCACGTCCCCGCGTCGGTCGGCGGACAAGTTGAAGTTCCTGGCCGGCAGTGAGGCCGCGATGGGCGCCTGGATCGGGGACCTCGTCCCGGAGAAGGCCGCCGAGTTCATCCGAGGAGGGATCGAACGAGCATGA
- the galK gene encoding galactokinase, which translates to MTFQQVFGYEPAVRYSAPGRVNLIGEHTDYNDGYVLPFAIDRRTTSDIAPREDRVIRVASSFDLEGGPVSLSLDDLDPAHMTGWSAYVFGIAWALREQAGADLSDRTGFDVFIDSDVPVGAGLSSSAAIECGVALAFTDLWELGLDRKTLARVGQYSENHAVGAPTGIMDQSASLLGEQDAVVFLDCRTLDTAVVDLALEANDLEILVVDTRVEHAHATGGYKARRDSCEKGAEVLGVPALRDVSVDDLPRAQELLDDETFRRVRHIVTEDQRVLDTVRTLREQGPRAIGSLLVASHESMRDDFEISVPELDLAVSTAVEHGAVGARMTGGGFGGAAIALVDREARDRIAAAVTAAFASAGYREPTVFTVRAAQGARRDA; encoded by the coding sequence ATGACGTTCCAGCAGGTGTTCGGGTACGAGCCGGCGGTGCGGTACTCCGCCCCCGGCCGCGTCAACCTGATCGGTGAGCACACCGACTACAACGACGGGTACGTGCTGCCCTTCGCGATCGACCGGCGCACGACGTCGGACATCGCGCCGCGCGAGGACCGGGTCATCCGCGTCGCGTCGTCGTTCGACCTGGAGGGCGGCCCGGTGTCGCTGTCCCTCGACGACCTCGACCCCGCCCACATGACGGGTTGGTCGGCGTACGTCTTCGGCATCGCCTGGGCTCTCCGCGAGCAGGCCGGCGCGGATCTGTCCGACCGCACCGGGTTCGACGTCTTCATCGACTCGGACGTGCCGGTCGGCGCCGGACTGTCGTCGAGTGCCGCGATCGAGTGCGGTGTCGCCCTGGCGTTCACCGACCTGTGGGAGCTCGGACTCGACCGGAAGACCCTGGCCCGCGTCGGCCAGTACTCCGAGAACCACGCCGTCGGTGCCCCCACCGGCATCATGGACCAGTCCGCGTCGCTGCTCGGCGAACAGGACGCCGTCGTGTTCCTCGACTGCCGCACGCTCGACACCGCCGTGGTGGACTTGGCGCTCGAGGCGAACGACCTCGAGATCCTGGTCGTCGACACTCGCGTCGAGCACGCCCACGCGACCGGCGGGTACAAGGCCCGTCGTGACTCGTGCGAGAAGGGCGCCGAGGTGCTCGGTGTCCCGGCCCTCCGCGACGTGTCGGTCGACGATCTGCCGCGTGCCCAGGAGCTGCTCGACGACGAGACCTTCCGTCGGGTGCGGCACATCGTGACCGAGGACCAGCGCGTCCTCGACACCGTCCGGACGCTGCGCGAGCAGGGGCCCCGGGCGATCGGCTCGTTGCTCGTCGCCTCGCACGAGTCGATGCGCGACGACTTCGAGATCTCGGTGCCGGAGCTCGACCTGGCGGTGTCGACCGCGGTCGAGCACGGCGCCGTCGGCGCGCGCATGACCGGTGGCGGGTTCGGTGGCGCGGCCATCGCGCTCGTCGACCGGGAGGCCCGTGACCGGATCGCCGCGGCCGTCACCGCCGCCTTCGCCTCGGCCGGGTACCGCGAGCCGACCGTGTTCACGGTGCGCGCGGCGCAGGGCGCGC